A DNA window from Chloroflexota bacterium contains the following coding sequences:
- a CDS encoding FAD-dependent oxidoreductase — MTDFDIVVVGGGMAALTAGLFGARAGRSTLVLEPAVPGGHLVNITRIEDFPGFPDGVSGYELGPNTQLQAMNAGAEFAMSEVTALTPAAGGGWRVTTADGEYQAGAAIVASGSHARTLGLPGEERFVGRGLSHCASCDAPLFRGQTVGVVGGGDSALQEALTLAEHVGRVVLFHRESSLTAQDIYVQRVQNERTIEVCPQTEVRAILGEEEIVGVQVRDLPTDAERTVELSGLFVYVGLIPNTGFLGSLLDLDEAGRIPTDLWMRTSLPGLFAAGDVRRDSASQAITAAGDGATAAIAADRYLRSLVRG; from the coding sequence ATGACTGACTTCGACATCGTGGTTGTGGGCGGCGGTATGGCCGCCCTGACGGCCGGCCTCTTCGGGGCGCGGGCCGGCCGCTCGACGCTCGTCCTGGAGCCGGCCGTTCCGGGCGGGCATCTCGTCAACATCACCAGGATCGAGGACTTCCCGGGCTTCCCGGACGGCGTCTCCGGCTACGAGCTGGGGCCGAACACCCAGCTGCAGGCCATGAACGCCGGCGCCGAGTTCGCGATGTCCGAGGTCACCGCGCTGACGCCGGCCGCTGGCGGCGGCTGGCGGGTCACGACCGCCGATGGCGAGTACCAGGCCGGGGCCGCGATCGTGGCGTCTGGCTCGCATGCCCGCACGCTCGGGCTGCCGGGCGAGGAGCGCTTCGTCGGGCGAGGGCTGAGCCACTGCGCCAGTTGCGACGCGCCGCTCTTCCGAGGGCAGACCGTTGGCGTGGTCGGCGGCGGCGACTCCGCCCTGCAAGAGGCCCTCACCCTGGCCGAGCACGTCGGCAGGGTGGTCCTCTTCCACCGTGAGAGCTCGCTCACCGCCCAGGACATCTACGTCCAGCGCGTCCAGAACGAGCGCACGATTGAGGTCTGCCCGCAGACCGAAGTCCGCGCGATCCTCGGCGAGGAGGAGATCGTGGGCGTCCAGGTCCGCGACCTGCCCACCGATGCCGAGCGCACCGTCGAGCTGAGCGGCCTGTTTGTCTATGTCGGACTCATCCCCAACACCGGATTCCTGGGCAGCCTGCTCGATCTCGACGAGGCCGGCCGCATCCCAACCGACCTCTGGATGCGGACGAGCCTGCCCGGCCTGTTTGCCGCCGGCGATGTCCGCCGCGACTCGGCATCCCAGGCGATCACCGCCGCCGGCGACGGCGCAACGGCCGCCATCGCCGCCGACCGCTACCTGCGAAGCCTCGTTCGGGGCTGA